The sequence TAGTCAACTTCGATAGAATCGTTGCGTATAATGGTCGTTTTGAAGACTTCTGTGCCCGAAAGAGCCTCAAATTCAAAGGTTCCGGTTCTAAAATCGGCGCAATTACGCTCGCTTTCATAACAACTGCTCAAAACAAGAAGGCTCAATAAAAGTAAATAAAAACGCATTTTAAATTTTTATGCGAATTTCCGAAAAATAACCGAAACCGTTCAATTTTGGTAAACATTAAAGCTGCTGTCTTGGTAAAAAATGACAATCTTTTCAATTTCTTTTCCGTTTTTATTCATTTGAATAACTTTCTCCTGCTCAGAATTATTTTTCTGTCTTTCGGAATTTGTAGTTTCTGAAAAAAGATCAGGTGAATTTACTTCACTATTAGGAAATTCTTGCTTCGTTGGAACTTCAACAGGTTTCGATTCCGAAATAATAGGGAAGGAGCCCTTTCCAAAAAGCAGCCAATTTAATTCTACTTCAGGAAATTTCTGAAGCAATTTCAACACAAATTCTAAGCTTGGTTTATTTCTTCCGGATAATAAATGTGAAATAGTTGATCTGTTAAAATCTATTTTTTCGGCAAAAGCAGTAGCCGTAATACCGTAGTAATCTAATATTTTTTCAAGCCTCTTTACAAAATCCGCACTGTTTACCATTGTAACTTTATTAGTTATTGTATAACGGTTACAAATGTAAATTATTTTAGATTATCATAGATGAAATACAATATTTATTTGATTTTTAATTGCTTTATAGCTTTATGTAAAACTATTTATATATCTAATTATTAATTATTTAATATGTGATTATCTAAATTGATAACATTTGTTAATATCGCAGGGATCAAAACTTTCAATTCTGTTTACCATTGTAATCAACTTAATGAGATTTCGGTGTTTACAATTGTAAACTAAGCATTGTTTAACTTTGTAAACTTCAAATTTAAATATGAAAATAGACAGTTGGTATCAAGACCATTTTGAATTTAGATTGAGTGGTAGATACATCACCATGCAGCACATTTATCCATTGTTAGATATGTATAAATTGAATTATGAAATTTCCGTTCCTGGTCTTTCAGAAAATGGTTTAGACATTCCATTAATTAAAATTGGCAGCGGTTCTGAAATCATTCTGGGTTGGTCCCAAATGCACGGAAATGAATCTACAACTACCAAAGCGCTTTTTGATTTTTTAAAGTTTGTTAGTCAGAAGCAACATTTTCAGAAAGAAATTGACCGATTTCTTAATAAATACACCTTTTATGTGTTTCCGATTCTTAATCCAGATGGCGCAAAGCTTTATACACGCGAAAATGCAAACGAGATAGATTTGAATCGCGATGCGAAAAATTTATCTCAAAAGGAAAGCCAATGCCTTCGGAATGCTTTTGAAACACTTAAACCTTCACTCTGCCTCAATCTGCACGACCAACGCTCTATTTACGGTTTTAAGGACGGTAAGCCGGCAACTGTTTCTTTTCTGGCACCAGCGGCGGATAAAGAACGGACTGTGACAGATTCCCGAAAGATTGCAATGAAACACATTGTGAAAATGAATGCTACTCTTCAAAAGTTTATTCCAGAAGAGGTGGGAAGATATGATGAT comes from Aequorivita sublithincola DSM 14238 and encodes:
- a CDS encoding helix-turn-helix domain-containing protein, translated to MVNSADFVKRLEKILDYYGITATAFAEKIDFNRSTISHLLSGRNKPSLEFVLKLLQKFPEVELNWLLFGKGSFPIISESKPVEVPTKQEFPNSEVNSPDLFSETTNSERQKNNSEQEKVIQMNKNGKEIEKIVIFYQDSSFNVYQN
- a CDS encoding M14 family zinc carboxypeptidase, whose protein sequence is MKIDSWYQDHFEFRLSGRYITMQHIYPLLDMYKLNYEISVPGLSENGLDIPLIKIGSGSEIILGWSQMHGNESTTTKALFDFLKFVSQKQHFQKEIDRFLNKYTFYVFPILNPDGAKLYTRENANEIDLNRDAKNLSQKESQCLRNAFETLKPSLCLNLHDQRSIYGFKDGKPATVSFLAPAADKERTVTDSRKIAMKHIVKMNATLQKFIPEEVGRYDDSFNDACVGDTFQKSGVSTILFEAGHFKQDYQREKTREFIFYSLLSLFDIIDENEASINYEEYFDIPENLKNYNDFILRNVKLQNHEKLVSIAIQYEEVLKNDRIDFEAIIQEIGDLKDSFGHLEKNIKGTEILTNSQDNLTVGANISEIIDKSNNSILYFQ